From the genome of Novosphingobium sp. P6W:
GAAGAACGCGCTTTTCACATTTAGATCGAGAACCGCGTCATAATCTTCATCGGTCACGTCCCATATCGGCTTCGGCCGGTTGGTCCCGGCGTTGTTGACGAGGACGTGGAACGGCTCTTCCGCCTCGAAAAACGCCGCGACGGCGCCGAGGTCCGACACGTCGAGCGTGACGGCATGGGCAATGCCGCCCTGCGCCGTGATCTTGGCGGCAACCGCCCCTATCTCGCTCGAAGTGCGCGCAACAAGGGTAACCGCTGCCCCAGCCTGAGCCAAGGCAGCGGCAGCGGCGAGGCCGATCCCCCGCCCTGCCCCCGTTACCACGGCGCGGCGGCCATCAAGGCTCAGGCTGGGCGTGACGGGCAAGGTCATGGTCGTCTCTCTCATCGAAAATGCAGAAATGGCCGGACAGAAAGAATCCGATCCGGCCGGCCTGTCCACCCCTGCCAGTGGCCGGGCGGGGGAGAAATTTTGATGAGGCGGTCGTATGCGGGGTCGGCTCCGCCTGCCCGGCATAGGGGACACTACGGTCTCCGAAGCGGCGCAAACGGATGTTGGCCTGTTCGCCATGGCCGGCAAAACCCTCCAGCGCATAGACGCGGCTGCAATATTTACCGATCAGTGCCGAAGCCTCGCCGGTGGTGACGCGCTGGTAAGTAGAGGTCTTCAGGAACTTGCCCACCCACGGACCGCCCATATAGCGCGCCGCCTCGTCGTGGGCAGGGTGTGGTTTGTGCCGATCACCTTTGCACCGAAGCTGACACCGGTGCGGCTGCCCAGGAACAGTGCCCGATAATTGGTCATGCTTTTGAGAAATAAATCGGGATCGGCAGTCATCACCTGAACGTGCTCGCAAACGAGATCGTCGACGACCCGCACCATTTCCTCGCAGCTATCGGCCAAGATCACCTCGCCGAACCTCTCCCATGCGTTGCGGGCATGGTCGGCGGTAGGCAAAAAAGGCGAACTGGTGCGTGATTTCGGCCATGGTCGCGCGGGCGAACTTCTCCGAATTTGTGAGCAGGACGCCCGGAGCTATCAGAGCCATTCTCGACCTGTCCGAGAATGTCGGTGGCGGCGATTTCGGTATCGTAGCCGATGTCATCAGCGTCAGGAAAGCAAAGCTATGAGCCATTTTCAGCGCGCGTCGGGCGCGAGGTCAAAGGCATCCAGATCGGGAGTCGCACCACTTGTATAATAGAATTGAAATAGCTATACAAATACCGCGTATTCATTGATTTTCGGGGGTTTTTCAGTAGTCGATGGACGACAAAAGCACCGATTTTGCCTCCGCAGAAGCTCACGCCATGCTCGCCCTGGGCCGTCTCGACGGGGCTCTTGAGCATTGTCCACTGGCCGTTCACCGCATTTTTGCTGCTCAGATACTGCGTGGCACCCTCGTAGGGGCGCTCCTTCAGGAAGGCCACTTATTCACCGAGGCACGCTTCCATGCCTGGTTTGCCGGACTGACAACCTTGTCCGATACACCCTCACGCCATGCGAGCGCTCCGCGCGCGTTATGCGAAGGCATTTTGACTGAACTGGCGCACGCCAGCTGGGCGCCGCTCGCAGACATTGCCCTGCGTTTGAAACCCGCCTTGCTGGCTCCGCAAGACCTACAATCACAGGAAGACAACGCCCTCGCCCATGCCGTAATCGGAGATGCCCGCGCCTTGGTCGACGGGCATTGTACCAAGCACGAAACCCTCCCCTTCACCTCTCTGACCCGGCTCTACGGCGCCGTGGCCAGCAGCCTTCGCTTCGCCCCGGCCGAACGCCAGTCTTCTCCCATAGCCGTGGCTGGTCGCCGCTTCACCGTGGAGCACCCTGCCCCGTCGTCTCCGCTCTGGGCTGTTGAAATCCAGTATGGCGAATGGCTGCGCAGAGCCGGCACCTTGCGCTGCGCCCTGCCCTTCACCGGCCTGATCCGCCTGGATGTTCTTGCGGCTGACGATTCCGACGGTGCCCGAATCATCCGCGCGGAGGCCTTGCACACCGTCGCCAACAGGATGCTCCTTCAACTCGGCGACGCGGCCCGGCTGGCCCACCACGGTAGCGAGCGCCTTGCCGGACAACGCACCACGTCGCGCGCGCCTGCACTGTTCGAACTACTGGGAGGATTTGGCCCTTTGCGTTCCGCACAGATCGAAAGCACGCTGGGCGCGACGAGGATCGGGGTGCGGGGGATGGTGGCCATACTCGAAGACCAAGGCCTGATCGCACACAGTACGATTGCCGGAGCGCATCTTCATGCGCTCGCGGCCACCGACTCAACGGCACTCGATGAAGACATCCCGTCCGCCTTCACGGCGAAGGCGCTCGACGATTTCGAAGCATCGCTGGCCCATATCGACGGGCTCCTCGCCGGCACCGTCAATAAGCTGGATGAAGGCTAGGATTAAGCAGTTTTCGGAGCCAACCGTTTAAGAAGTACGCGTTTGAGCCGAAAAATGGCCCACCGCATTGATTTCACGACCCGTTTTCAACTTCCCCGGAAACCGCCCTTAGAGCGCCAACGCGCCACCCCAGATAGATAGGTGGTCATAAAGGCCTCAAATGCGCCCTACGGCCTTCTGAGAGCATTTTACACAAAATCGACCGCAATCACGGTCCACAAAAGCTCAAACTTACTGAATGTCTGACCGCCGCTCGGAGCAGTCTGCTTCTGCACCGAGCGACGGCCAAAAACTTATTCCGCGATCAAGCTCCGGATCGCCGCCAGCACTTCATCAACGGATGCACCCGACTTGGGCACCACACGCAAAGTCAGCCCGCTTCGCGCCGAGCGGGAATAGCGCAGCATAGGCTTGCCATTGCCGGCCTTGAGAATGACTTCGCCGCTACTCTCCTTCGCCTTGGCGACTGTCGCGCGGACGAGACGCTTCGCGATCTCGGGGCCGCTGAGGCGCGTGCCGAGATCAGCGCGCTCATCGCTGATCGACTTGCCTTCTGCCACCATGAGCGCGAGCGCACGCGGATCGCCCGCCAGCGGCTTCACGTCGCGCGCCACGCGGACCGTGATGTCATGGGTATCGGCAAAGGCGTCGACGATCTCATTCGGCAGACGCGCGACGTCAAGCAAGCGGCTGAGCCACGAACGAGAGATCTTGAGATGCTCTGCCATCTCGCTCTGCGACCCGTCGTAGAATTCGTTAAGCGCGCGCATGTACTCCTTCGCGCGCTCCCAATCCGAGATGTCCTTGCGGGAACGGTTCTCGATGTCGGAAACCCGGAACGCCTCTTCATCGGAGACATGCTGGATGGTGACCAGGTACTCGAAATCTGGGTGGTGATGAGCGCGCAGCCACTGGACAGTCCACCACCGGCGAACACCGGCTATAATCTCGAAGTCGTGATCCGGGTCGTTTTGAAGGCGGCGAACGATCGCCGGGATGCGC
Proteins encoded in this window:
- a CDS encoding histidinol dehydrogenase; this translates as MADSCEEMVRVVDDLVCEHVQVMTADPDLFLKSMTNYRALFLGSRTGVSFGAKVIGTNHTLPTTRRRAIWAVRGWASS
- a CDS encoding ParB/RepB/Spo0J family partition protein yields the protein MSKGNRGFGSSLTEGLDDEELDASAPSESIMASRSQTLARLATGKVVTDRTEWVDPLRCRPWRLHNRDIDHLDEETCRDLIDAFLSAKKQRIPAIVRRLQNDPDHDFEIIAGVRRWWTVQWLRAHHHPDFEYLVTIQHVSDEEAFRVSDIENRSRKDISDWERAKEYMRALNEFYDGSQSEMAEHLKISRSWLSRLLDVARLPNEIVDAFADTHDITVRVARDVKPLAGDPRALALMVAEGKSISDERADLGTRLSGPEIAKRLVRATVAKAKESSGEVILKAGNGKPMLRYSRSARSGLTLRVVPKSGASVDEVLAAIRSLIAE